One stretch of Streptomyces sp. A2-16 DNA includes these proteins:
- a CDS encoding CTP synthase — protein sequence MTAAFRNSTATTTKHIFVTGGVASSLGKGLTASSLGMLLKARGLRVVMQKLDPYLNVDPGTMNPFQHGEVFVTNDGAETDLDIGHYERFLDRDLDGSANVTTGQVYNTVIAKERRGEYLGDTVQVIPHITNEIKHRIRRMATDEVDVVITEVGGTVGDIESLPFLETVRQVRHEVGRDNVFVVHISLLPYIGPSGELKTKPTQHSVAALRNIGIQPDAIVLRSDREVPTAIKRKISLMCDVDEAAVVACPDARSIYDIPKTVHSEGLDAYVVRKLDLPFRDVDWTTWDDLLDRVHNPDHEITLALVGKYIDLPDAYLSVTEALRAGGFANKARVKIKWVTSDDCKTPAGAAAQLADVDGICIPGGFGDRGVLGKVGAIKYARENKVPLLGLCLGLQCIVIEAARNLADIPDANSTEFDSATGHPVISTMAEQLDIVAGEGDMGGTMRLGMYPAKLAEGSIVREVYDGKEYVEERHRHRYEVNNAYRAELEKKAGILFSGTSPDGKLVEYVEYPRDVHPYLVATQAHPELRSRPTRPHPLFAGLVKAAVERQSSK from the coding sequence ATGACCGCTGCTTTTCGAAACAGCACAGCCACGACGACCAAGCACATCTTCGTCACTGGGGGTGTCGCCTCCTCGCTCGGCAAGGGGCTGACGGCCTCCAGCCTCGGCATGCTGCTCAAGGCGCGGGGCCTGCGCGTCGTGATGCAGAAGCTCGACCCGTACCTCAACGTCGACCCGGGCACGATGAACCCCTTCCAGCACGGTGAGGTGTTCGTCACCAACGACGGCGCCGAGACCGACCTGGACATCGGCCACTACGAGCGCTTCCTCGACCGTGACCTCGACGGCTCCGCCAACGTCACCACCGGCCAGGTGTACAACACGGTGATCGCCAAGGAGCGGCGCGGCGAGTACCTGGGTGACACCGTGCAGGTCATCCCGCACATCACCAACGAGATCAAGCACCGCATCCGGCGCATGGCGACGGACGAGGTCGACGTCGTGATCACCGAGGTCGGCGGCACGGTCGGCGACATCGAGTCGCTGCCGTTCCTGGAGACGGTCCGCCAGGTCCGCCACGAGGTCGGCCGTGACAACGTCTTCGTCGTCCACATTTCCCTCCTGCCGTACATCGGACCGTCGGGTGAGCTGAAGACGAAGCCGACCCAGCACTCGGTTGCGGCCCTGCGCAACATCGGTATTCAGCCGGACGCGATCGTCCTGCGGTCCGACCGCGAGGTTCCCACCGCGATCAAGCGCAAGATCTCGCTGATGTGCGACGTCGACGAGGCCGCCGTGGTCGCCTGCCCGGACGCCCGTTCGATCTACGACATCCCGAAGACCGTGCACAGCGAGGGCCTGGACGCCTACGTCGTCCGCAAGCTGGACCTGCCGTTCCGCGACGTGGACTGGACGACCTGGGACGACCTGCTCGACCGCGTCCACAACCCCGACCACGAGATCACCCTCGCCCTGGTCGGCAAGTACATCGACCTGCCCGACGCCTACCTCTCGGTCACCGAGGCGCTGCGCGCCGGCGGCTTCGCCAACAAGGCCCGCGTGAAGATCAAGTGGGTCACCTCCGACGACTGCAAGACCCCGGCCGGCGCCGCCGCGCAGCTCGCCGACGTGGACGGCATCTGCATCCCGGGCGGCTTCGGCGACCGCGGTGTGCTCGGCAAGGTCGGCGCGATCAAGTACGCCCGCGAGAACAAGGTCCCGCTGCTGGGCCTGTGCCTGGGCCTGCAGTGCATCGTGATCGAGGCCGCCCGCAACCTGGCCGACATCCCGGACGCCAACTCCACCGAGTTCGACTCCGCCACCGGCCACCCGGTCATCTCCACCATGGCCGAGCAGCTCGACATCGTCGCCGGTGAGGGCGACATGGGCGGCACCATGCGGCTCGGCATGTACCCGGCCAAGCTCGCCGAGGGCTCCATCGTGCGTGAGGTGTACGACGGCAAGGAGTACGTCGAGGAGCGGCACCGTCACCGTTACGAGGTGAACAACGCCTACCGTGCGGAGCTCGAAAAGAAGGCGGGCATCCTGTTTTCCGGCACCTCTCCGGACGGCAAGCTCGTCGAGTACGTCGAGTACCCGCGTGACGTCCACCCCTACCTGGTCGCCACCCAGGCCCACCCCGAGCTGCGCTCGCGTCCGACCAGGCCGCACCCGCTGTTCGCGGGCCTGGTGAAGGCCGCGGTCGAGCGGCAGAGTTCCAAGTAG
- a CDS encoding glycoside hydrolase family 15 protein produces MAGRIEDYALIGDMQTAALVCRDGTVDWLCLPRFDSHAIFAGLLGTEEHGFWRLGPAHAADAEPPTAARRTYRGDSLILESEWDTSRGTVRVTDFMPPRDGAPQLIRIVEGVSGRVPMRSALRMRFSYGRVVPWVHKHEGRTVAVAGPDSVWFDTDCETYGKSLTTYSDFTVAPGDRIAFTISWEPSHKQPPPLPEPEQSLEATEDFWREWVEHCTYHGPYREAVIRSLITLKALTYAPTGGIVAAPTTSLPEDIGGVRNWDYRYTWLRDAAITLSSLLRTGYREEARAWREWLLRAVAGDPENLQIMYGIAGERELGEAELDWLPGYESSAPVRVGNGAAHQLQLDVYGEVTEALHLGHMTGLARNDYASLLQLKLIRYLEQHWDEPDEGIWEVRGPRRHFVHSKVMAWVAVDRTIKLIESGDADGPLEKWRELRDDIHRDVCEKGYDKERNTFTQSYGSKELDASLLLIPQMGFLPPDDKRVIGTIEAIQRELSTPDGFILRYPTSSGDENVDGLPGDEGAFLACSFWMADDLAMIGRVDEARKLFEKLLSLRNDLGLLAEEWDPRQKRQVGNFPQAFSHVPLIDTALRLTASGAYGG; encoded by the coding sequence GTGGCCGGGCGCATCGAAGACTACGCACTCATCGGAGACATGCAGACCGCTGCCCTGGTCTGCCGGGACGGCACAGTGGACTGGCTGTGCCTGCCCCGCTTCGACTCGCATGCCATCTTCGCCGGCCTGCTGGGCACCGAGGAGCACGGCTTCTGGCGGCTCGGTCCGGCGCACGCGGCCGACGCCGAGCCCCCCACCGCGGCCCGGCGCACCTACCGCGGCGACTCCCTGATCCTCGAATCGGAGTGGGACACGTCACGCGGCACGGTCCGAGTGACCGATTTCATGCCCCCGCGTGACGGCGCCCCGCAGCTGATCCGGATCGTCGAGGGCGTCTCGGGGCGCGTGCCCATGCGCTCGGCCCTGCGGATGCGGTTCTCCTACGGCCGTGTCGTGCCGTGGGTCCACAAGCACGAGGGCCGCACGGTCGCCGTGGCGGGCCCGGACTCGGTGTGGTTCGACACGGACTGCGAGACGTACGGCAAGTCCCTGACAACGTACTCGGACTTCACGGTCGCCCCCGGTGACCGGATCGCCTTCACCATCTCGTGGGAGCCCTCGCACAAGCAGCCGCCCCCACTGCCGGAGCCGGAGCAGTCCCTGGAGGCGACCGAGGACTTCTGGCGCGAATGGGTCGAGCACTGCACGTACCACGGCCCCTACCGCGAGGCCGTCATCCGCTCGCTGATCACCCTCAAGGCGCTGACCTACGCCCCCACCGGCGGCATCGTGGCGGCCCCGACCACCTCCCTGCCCGAGGACATCGGCGGCGTCCGCAACTGGGACTACCGCTACACCTGGCTGCGCGACGCGGCCATCACCCTGTCCTCACTGCTGCGCACCGGCTACCGCGAGGAGGCCCGCGCCTGGCGCGAGTGGCTCCTCAGGGCGGTCGCCGGCGATCCCGAGAACCTGCAGATCATGTACGGCATCGCGGGTGAACGGGAACTGGGCGAGGCCGAGTTGGACTGGCTGCCCGGCTACGAGAGCTCCGCGCCGGTCCGGGTCGGCAACGGCGCGGCCCACCAGCTCCAGCTCGACGTGTACGGCGAGGTCACCGAGGCCCTGCACCTCGGCCACATGACCGGCCTGGCCCGCAACGACTACGCCTCCCTGCTCCAGCTCAAGCTGATCCGCTACCTGGAGCAGCACTGGGACGAGCCCGACGAGGGCATCTGGGAGGTGCGCGGCCCGCGCCGCCACTTCGTGCACTCCAAGGTGATGGCGTGGGTCGCCGTGGACCGGACCATCAAGCTCATCGAGTCCGGCGACGCGGACGGCCCGTTGGAGAAGTGGCGCGAACTGCGCGACGACATCCACCGGGACGTGTGCGAGAAGGGCTACGACAAGGAGCGCAACACCTTCACGCAGTCGTACGGCTCCAAGGAGCTGGACGCCTCGCTGCTGCTGATCCCGCAGATGGGCTTCCTGCCGCCGGACGACAAGCGGGTGATCGGCACCATCGAGGCGATCCAGCGCGAGCTGTCCACCCCGGACGGCTTCATCCTGCGCTACCCCACCTCCAGCGGCGACGAGAACGTCGACGGCCTCCCCGGCGACGAAGGGGCCTTCCTGGCCTGCTCGTTCTGGATGGCAGACGACCTCGCGATGATCGGCCGCGTGGACGAGGCGAGGAAGCTCTTCGAGAAGCTCCTCTCGCTCCGCAACGACCTCGGACTCCTCGCCGAGGAGTGGGACCCGCGCCAGAAGCGCCAGGTCGGCAACTTCCCGCAGGCCTTCAGCCACGTCCCGCTCATCGACACGGCCCTGCGTCTGACGGCGTCGGGGGCGTACGGCGGCTGA
- a CDS encoding FAD-binding oxidoreductase: MASPSKAGAALTALREDLTGDVFAPDDPGYDEARTVFNAMIDRRPAAIAQCVDEDDVIRAVRFARDLDLPIAVRGGGHSVAGMAVNDGGLVVDLRHMRAAVVNSADREVRVAGGATMSDMDRACQPHGLATTGGRASTTGVGGFVLGGGSGWLDRWCGLAVDNLLGVELVTADGEHVHASADEHPDLFWALHGGGGNFGIATAITLKLHQLPEFSIALLLYQPEFGPEVARTFRDVIAVGPDEVSGGVLYFTAPPEEFVPPHVVGTLVCGVLVTYVGGEADLRKLAEPLLALPHETEIVGTMPYADVQCMIDDPPGMRNYWSAEYVTGAPDDFLDVFCARANSLPVPTGTQHVLLPLGGAIAEGPHEFPVPYRDAPWAVHPFGIWEDPADDERCVQWVRDVRADVRPWSTGAVYLNFIGDEGTDRVVAGVGTENTRRLAEVKGRYDPDNVFRFNHNIKPA; encoded by the coding sequence ATGGCATCCCCGTCGAAGGCGGGCGCGGCTCTCACCGCGCTGCGCGAGGATCTGACCGGCGACGTGTTCGCCCCGGACGATCCGGGCTACGACGAGGCCCGGACCGTCTTCAACGCGATGATCGACCGCCGGCCCGCGGCGATCGCACAGTGCGTGGACGAGGACGACGTCATCAGGGCCGTGCGCTTCGCCCGTGACCTGGACCTGCCGATCGCGGTGCGCGGCGGCGGGCACAGCGTGGCGGGCATGGCGGTCAACGACGGCGGTCTGGTCGTCGACCTGCGCCACATGCGCGCGGCCGTCGTCAATTCTGCGGACCGGGAGGTCCGGGTCGCGGGCGGCGCCACCATGAGCGACATGGACCGCGCCTGCCAGCCCCACGGCCTGGCGACCACCGGCGGCCGGGCCTCCACCACGGGGGTCGGCGGCTTCGTCCTGGGCGGCGGCTCCGGCTGGCTGGACCGCTGGTGCGGGCTCGCCGTCGACAACCTGCTCGGCGTCGAACTGGTCACCGCGGACGGCGAGCACGTCCACGCGAGCGCCGACGAGCACCCGGACCTGTTCTGGGCCCTGCACGGCGGCGGCGGCAACTTCGGCATCGCGACCGCGATCACGCTGAAACTGCACCAGCTGCCCGAGTTCTCCATCGCGCTGCTGCTGTACCAGCCGGAGTTCGGCCCCGAAGTGGCGCGCACCTTCCGCGATGTGATCGCTGTGGGGCCCGACGAGGTGTCCGGCGGAGTGCTCTACTTCACCGCTCCGCCCGAGGAGTTCGTACCGCCGCACGTGGTCGGCACCCTGGTGTGCGGTGTCCTGGTGACGTACGTCGGCGGGGAGGCCGACCTGCGCAAACTGGCCGAGCCCCTGCTGGCGCTGCCGCACGAGACGGAAATCGTCGGGACGATGCCGTACGCCGATGTCCAGTGCATGATCGACGACCCGCCGGGGATGCGGAACTACTGGTCCGCGGAGTACGTGACGGGTGCGCCGGACGACTTCCTCGACGTCTTCTGCGCCCGCGCGAACTCCCTGCCGGTGCCGACCGGCACCCAGCACGTGCTGCTGCCGCTCGGTGGGGCGATCGCCGAGGGGCCGCACGAGTTCCCGGTGCCGTACCGGGACGCGCCGTGGGCCGTGCATCCCTTCGGGATCTGGGAGGACCCGGCGGACGACGAGCGGTGCGTCCAGTGGGTCCGGGACGTCCGCGCCGACGTCCGGCCGTGGAGCACCGGCGCGGTCTACCTGAACTTCATCGGCGACGAGGGCACCGACCGCGTGGTGGCGGGCGTCGGCACGGAGAACACGCGCCGGCTGGCGGAAGTGAAGGGCCGCTACGACCCGGACAACGTGTTCCGTTTCAACCACAACATCAAACCGGCCTGA
- a CDS encoding LLM class F420-dependent oxidoreductase: MDFSVVAVAREDDSPVEEPLRVARAADRLGYREVWAGEGPTWDAFVLAAVIGRDTERVALTAGPVPVSVRDAYTSARGAASVAALVGRPVGVALGTSSKRVVEGVHDRPRTRPAAVLEEQAAALRRLLHTSAGEPVVPGSPFVRRLPPPAGPLTVAAFGPRAIATAAAHADRMLLDVVSPEQVRALRVQLDAAARTAGRTAPTLAAWLPAAVDPDPRSLAQVLGSIAGYLTVPGYREVFAEAGFGEAVELAAAGADRETLVRALPAAAAGTLGLVGAPDAVRARVDAYAEAGLDEIALVPATAGDPGGERTLTALRPV; encoded by the coding sequence ATGGACTTCAGCGTGGTGGCCGTGGCACGGGAGGACGACAGTCCGGTCGAGGAGCCGCTCCGGGTGGCGAGGGCCGCCGACCGGCTCGGATACCGGGAGGTGTGGGCGGGGGAGGGGCCGACGTGGGACGCGTTCGTGCTCGCCGCGGTGATCGGGCGGGACACCGAGCGCGTCGCGCTGACCGCGGGGCCGGTCCCGGTGTCGGTGCGCGACGCCTACACCTCGGCGCGCGGTGCCGCCTCGGTCGCGGCTCTCGTCGGCCGTCCGGTCGGGGTGGCGCTGGGCACGTCCAGCAAGCGGGTGGTCGAGGGCGTGCACGACCGGCCCCGGACGCGGCCCGCCGCCGTACTGGAGGAGCAGGCGGCCGCCCTGCGACGGCTCCTGCACACCTCCGCGGGCGAACCGGTCGTGCCGGGCAGCCCCTTCGTCCGGCGTCTGCCGCCGCCCGCGGGGCCGCTCACGGTGGCCGCGTTCGGGCCCCGTGCCATCGCCACGGCAGCCGCGCACGCCGACCGGATGCTGCTGGACGTGGTCTCGCCGGAGCAGGTGCGGGCGCTGCGGGTGCAGCTGGACGCGGCGGCCCGGACGGCGGGCCGTACGGCGCCCACGCTCGCCGCCTGGCTGCCTGCGGCCGTCGACCCGGACCCGCGGTCGCTCGCGCAGGTGCTGGGCAGCATCGCCGGATACCTGACCGTGCCGGGCTACCGCGAGGTCTTCGCCGAGGCGGGGTTCGGGGAGGCGGTGGAGCTCGCCGCGGCCGGGGCGGACCGCGAGACCCTGGTGCGCGCCCTGCCCGCGGCGGCCGCGGGCACGCTCGGACTGGTGGGCGCCCCGGACGCCGTACGGGCGCGTGTCGACGCCTATGCGGAGGCCGGGCTCGACGAGATCGCCCTGGTGCCCGCGACGGCGGGCGACCCGGGTGGCGAACGGACGCTGACCGCGCTCAGGCCGGTTTGA
- a CDS encoding PucR family transcriptional regulator: MDSVTNSAFDTQGAGITVQRALELPGLRSGLPEILAGADRLHRTVRWVHAGEVPHIASLLKGGELLLTTGYGLGTRPAEQRAFVRTLAERGIAALVVELGPRFTRLPAALVDTARATGLPLVQLHREVPFVAVTEEIHTEIVNGHYALLQRAEEVHRRCTEALLGGGGVPQVLGILADFSGNPVFLETTDGRLLYAAGEGPEGADPLQVWEGLRDQHKDTPPAGSVLVDVPGGGPGAGAVRARLVLLPVRAPLAPVHRMAAERAAGILAVVLMQARQEEELAARGRGDFLTDLAEGRITAEDAPAQARVLGFRPGGGPLLPVVMHLGSSGGSWAAPARAVSEELAAVGVPVLLGVRPVEGRMLVLLGLRSESERPAVADRVAAALRAGVERAGMQRPGAQPPVVVVGVAGGWTAASAGLRHAAETATAAQGLSDRPWYDARRLDIDLLLWRLRDHPDLAAFVDRAIGPLREHDNRSRPPLLPTLETYLAHAGRKAETARELHLNRQTLYNRLARIGELLGTDLDDPQTVLALSLALRARRHVA; this comes from the coding sequence ATGGACAGCGTCACGAACAGCGCTTTCGACACCCAGGGCGCCGGGATCACCGTGCAGCGCGCGCTGGAGCTGCCCGGTCTGCGCAGCGGGCTCCCGGAGATCCTGGCGGGCGCGGACCGGCTGCACCGGACCGTGCGCTGGGTCCACGCGGGCGAGGTGCCGCACATCGCCTCCCTGCTGAAGGGCGGGGAGCTGCTGCTGACCACCGGCTACGGGCTCGGCACCCGCCCGGCCGAACAGCGGGCGTTCGTGCGCACCCTGGCCGAGCGCGGGATCGCGGCCCTGGTCGTCGAACTCGGCCCGCGTTTCACGCGGCTGCCCGCGGCCCTCGTCGACACGGCCCGCGCGACCGGCCTCCCGCTCGTCCAGCTGCACCGCGAGGTGCCGTTCGTGGCGGTCACCGAGGAGATCCACACCGAGATCGTCAACGGCCACTACGCGCTGCTCCAGCGGGCCGAGGAGGTGCACCGCCGCTGCACCGAGGCCCTGCTGGGCGGCGGCGGTGTCCCACAGGTCCTCGGCATCCTGGCCGACTTCAGCGGCAACCCGGTCTTCCTGGAGACGACGGACGGACGGCTCCTGTACGCCGCCGGGGAGGGCCCCGAGGGCGCCGACCCGCTCCAGGTGTGGGAGGGGCTGCGCGACCAGCACAAGGACACCCCGCCGGCCGGCTCGGTCCTCGTGGACGTACCCGGGGGCGGGCCCGGCGCGGGTGCGGTACGGGCACGGCTGGTGCTGCTTCCCGTACGGGCCCCGCTGGCACCCGTGCACCGCATGGCTGCCGAACGCGCGGCGGGCATCCTCGCGGTGGTCCTCATGCAGGCCCGCCAGGAGGAGGAGCTCGCGGCTCGCGGCCGCGGCGACTTCCTCACCGACCTCGCCGAGGGCCGGATCACCGCGGAGGACGCGCCCGCGCAGGCGCGCGTGCTGGGCTTCAGACCGGGCGGCGGCCCGCTGCTGCCCGTGGTGATGCACCTCGGCTCCTCGGGCGGCAGCTGGGCGGCGCCGGCCCGCGCGGTCTCCGAGGAGCTGGCCGCGGTCGGCGTGCCGGTGCTGCTGGGCGTACGGCCCGTCGAGGGCCGCATGCTCGTCCTGCTCGGTCTGCGCTCGGAGTCGGAGCGCCCGGCGGTCGCGGACCGCGTCGCCGCGGCCCTGCGGGCGGGCGTCGAGCGGGCCGGGATGCAGCGGCCGGGCGCCCAGCCGCCGGTCGTGGTGGTGGGGGTCGCCGGCGGCTGGACGGCGGCCTCGGCGGGCCTGCGGCACGCGGCGGAGACGGCGACGGCGGCCCAGGGCCTGTCGGACCGCCCCTGGTACGACGCCCGCCGCCTCGACATCGACCTGCTCCTGTGGCGGCTGCGCGACCACCCGGACCTCGCCGCCTTCGTGGACCGCGCCATCGGCCCGCTGCGCGAGCACGACAACCGCTCCAGGCCGCCCCTGCTGCCCACTCTGGAGACCTACCTGGCGCACGCGGGCCGCAAGGCGGAGACCGCCCGCGAGCTCCATCTCAACCGGCAGACCCTCTACAACCGCCTCGCCCGCATCGGCGAGTTGCTGGGCACAGACCTCGACGACCCGCAGACGGTACTGGCGTTGAGCCTGGCGCTGCGGGCGCGCCGACACGTGGCCTAG
- a CDS encoding glycosyltransferase family 4 protein: protein MTPVSSHSPHGQSPLRTVQVLGGGNAGSSAHVRSLTSGLVARGVRVTVCAPAEADRAYDFSGAGAEHVHVPRSSDPTSVAVLRAACADADLVHAHGLHASFRAVLALSGRRTPLVVTWHDRAYAEGARAHFVRLLERRVVKAAAVVLGSTSALVDRARRTGARDARLAAVALPGQRGAAEQDDPDRLRPKVRAELGATGRPLLMAVGALQRHKGYETLLDATRAWRLLDPVPLVVVAGEGPLRSVLQSRIEEEELPVRLIGRRDDISELLAAADLVLLPSRWEARSVLAQEAFHARVPLVATAVGGIPELVGDAAELVPYGDPVALAEAVVRLLGDPERRELLRERGARQAATWPTEDETVAQVLSVYDELTQPRPLI from the coding sequence GTGACCCCCGTGAGCAGCCACTCACCGCACGGCCAGTCGCCGCTGCGCACCGTGCAGGTGCTGGGCGGCGGCAATGCCGGCAGCAGCGCGCATGTGCGCTCCCTGACCTCGGGGCTCGTCGCGCGGGGCGTGCGGGTCACGGTGTGCGCCCCGGCCGAGGCGGATCGCGCCTACGACTTCTCCGGCGCGGGTGCCGAACACGTGCACGTGCCGCGCAGCAGCGACCCGACCTCCGTGGCCGTGCTGCGGGCGGCGTGCGCGGACGCCGATCTGGTCCACGCGCACGGGCTGCACGCCTCGTTCCGCGCGGTGCTGGCGCTCAGCGGGCGGCGCACCCCACTCGTCGTCACCTGGCACGACCGGGCGTACGCCGAGGGTGCGCGGGCTCATTTCGTGCGCCTTCTGGAGCGTCGGGTCGTGAAGGCCGCTGCCGTGGTGCTCGGATCGACCTCGGCGCTCGTGGACCGGGCCCGCAGGACCGGAGCCCGGGACGCGCGGCTGGCCGCCGTCGCCCTGCCCGGGCAGCGCGGAGCCGCCGAGCAGGACGACCCCGACCGGCTGCGGCCCAAGGTGCGGGCGGAACTCGGGGCCACCGGGCGGCCGTTGCTGATGGCGGTCGGTGCGCTGCAGCGGCACAAGGGCTACGAGACGCTGCTGGACGCCACCCGCGCGTGGCGCCTTCTCGACCCCGTGCCGCTGGTCGTCGTCGCGGGGGAGGGGCCGCTGCGGTCGGTCCTGCAGAGCCGTATCGAGGAGGAGGAGCTCCCGGTTCGGCTGATCGGGCGGCGCGACGACATCTCCGAACTGCTCGCCGCCGCCGATCTCGTGCTCCTGCCCAGCCGTTGGGAGGCGCGCTCGGTACTGGCCCAGGAAGCCTTCCACGCGCGCGTGCCCCTCGTCGCGACCGCGGTCGGCGGCATCCCCGAACTTGTCGGCGACGCGGCCGAACTCGTCCCGTACGGCGACCCGGTGGCCCTCGCCGAGGCCGTCGTACGGCTGCTCGGCGATCCCGAGCGCCGGGAGCTGCTGAGGGAGCGGGGGGCCCGGCAGGCCGCCACCTGGCCCACGGAGGACGAGACCGTCGCGCAAGTGCTCAGCGTCTACGACGAGTTGACCCAGCCCCGGCCCCTCATCTAG
- the recN gene encoding DNA repair protein RecN, translating into MRIRSLGVIDDAVVELSPGFTAVTGETGAGKTMVVTSLGLLLGGRADAALVRIGAEKAVVEGRITVSAGDSVVVRAEEAGAELDDGALLISRTVSAEGRSRAHLGGRSVPVGVLAELADELVAVHGQTDQQGLLKLTRQRQALDRYAGDAVAVPLAKYTEAYRRLRAVSVELDEIVTRARERAQEADMLRYGLDEIAGVEPRAGEDVELAEEAERLGHAEALSSAATAAHAALAGNPEDPEGIDAATLVAGAQRALEAVRSYDPALAALADRIGEIGILLGDVAGELAGYADDLDADPLRLSAVEERRAALTALTRKYGEDVASVLAWSERSAARLTELDGDDERIDELTAERDALRAELGGLAQALTDARTEAAERFAAAVTAELASLAMPHARVSFAIRQTEDPDGVEVGGRAVAYGPAGADEVELLLAPHPGAPPRPIAKGASGGELSRVMLAVEVVFAGTDPVPTYLFDEVDAGVGGKAAVEIGRRLARLAKTAQVVVVTHLPQVAAFADRQLLVEKTNDGSVTRSGVKVLEGEERVRELSRMLAGQEDSETARAHAEELLATARADA; encoded by the coding sequence ATGCGGATACGGTCGCTCGGAGTCATCGACGACGCTGTCGTCGAGTTGTCGCCCGGGTTCACCGCTGTCACCGGTGAGACGGGTGCGGGCAAGACCATGGTGGTCACCAGTCTGGGGCTGCTGCTCGGTGGGCGGGCTGACGCGGCGCTCGTGCGGATCGGGGCCGAGAAGGCGGTCGTGGAGGGGCGGATCACGGTGTCCGCCGGCGACTCCGTGGTCGTACGGGCCGAGGAGGCCGGTGCGGAGCTCGACGACGGGGCGCTGCTGATCAGCCGTACCGTTTCCGCCGAAGGACGGTCCCGGGCACATCTGGGCGGTCGGTCGGTGCCCGTCGGGGTGCTCGCCGAGCTCGCCGACGAGCTGGTCGCCGTGCACGGGCAGACCGATCAGCAGGGGCTGCTCAAGCTGACCCGGCAGCGGCAGGCGCTGGACCGGTACGCGGGTGACGCCGTCGCCGTGCCGCTGGCCAAGTACACCGAGGCCTACCGGCGACTGCGGGCCGTGTCCGTCGAGCTGGACGAGATCGTCACGCGCGCGCGTGAGCGGGCCCAGGAAGCCGACATGCTGCGGTACGGGCTCGACGAGATCGCCGGCGTGGAGCCGCGGGCCGGTGAGGACGTCGAACTGGCGGAGGAGGCCGAGCGGCTCGGGCACGCCGAGGCGCTGTCGTCCGCCGCCACGGCCGCCCATGCCGCTCTCGCGGGCAATCCCGAGGACCCCGAGGGCATCGACGCCGCGACACTCGTGGCGGGCGCTCAGCGGGCGCTGGAGGCGGTGCGGTCGTACGACCCCGCCCTCGCCGCCCTCGCCGACCGGATCGGCGAGATCGGGATCCTGCTGGGCGATGTGGCCGGGGAGCTGGCGGGCTACGCCGACGACCTGGACGCCGATCCGCTGCGGCTGTCGGCCGTCGAGGAGCGGCGGGCCGCGCTCACCGCGCTGACGCGGAAGTACGGCGAGGACGTGGCCTCCGTGCTGGCCTGGTCCGAGCGGAGCGCGGCGCGCCTCACCGAGCTCGACGGCGACGACGAGCGGATCGACGAACTGACCGCCGAACGGGACGCGCTCAGGGCCGAACTGGGCGGGCTGGCGCAGGCGCTGACGGACGCGCGAACGGAGGCCGCGGAGAGGTTTGCGGCGGCGGTGACGGCAGAGCTGGCGTCGCTGGCGATGCCCCACGCGCGCGTGTCCTTCGCCATCCGGCAGACCGAGGACCCGGACGGTGTGGAGGTCGGCGGGCGCGCGGTCGCCTACGGGCCGGCCGGTGCCGACGAGGTCGAGCTGCTGCTCGCCCCGCACCCGGGCGCCCCGCCGCGGCCCATCGCCAAGGGCGCGTCCGGCGGTGAGCTCTCGCGCGTGATGCTGGCCGTGGAGGTCGTGTTCGCGGGGACCGACCCCGTGCCGACGTATCTCTTCGACGAGGTCGACGCCGGTGTCGGCGGCAAGGCGGCGGTCGAGATCGGGCGGCGCCTCGCGCGCCTCGCGAAGACCGCGCAGGTCGTCGTGGTGACCCACCTTCCCCAGGTCGCGGCCTTCGCCGACCGGCAGTTGCTGGTCGAGAAGACCAACGACGGCTCGGTCACGCGGTCCGGTGTGAAGGTGCTGGAGGGCGAGGAGCGGGTGCGGGAGCTGTCCCGGATGCTCGCCGGGCAGGAGGACTCGGAGACGGCCCGGGCGCACGCGGAGGAGTTGCTGGCCACGGCTCGGGCGGACGCCTGA